The Sandaracinus amylolyticus genomic interval GGTGCTCTACCTCTGAGCTACCTGGGCGTACGGTTCTGGGAATCTGCGAAGAACGAGATTTTCAGAGAAGTTTTCGCGGGAGGTGAGTCCGCGAACGTCGAACAGAGCGGGAGACCGGATTCGAACCGGCGACGTTCAGCTTGGAAGGCTGACGCTCTACCAACTGAGCTACTCCCGCGTAGCGAACGAGCGGGGATATGGAGAAGCGGATTGGAGGGTGGTGGATTCGAACCACCGAAGGCTGGCGCCGGCAGATTTACAGTCTGCTCCCTTTGGCCACTCGGGCAACCCTCCGGGATGTCTAGCGATTTCGTCGTCTACTGAGCTGCGTCGTTCGGTGGCTGGCGTGCAGGGCTGGTTCAGCGGGGCCGGTCAGTAGCAGGTCGTTCGCGAGAAGACCGTTCGTTCGCGGAAAGAGAGTGAGAAAACGAGCCCGTCGAGCCAGCGTGTCAATCGGAGCGAGGGAATCGGGCTCGAGCTGACGGTGGGACTCGAACCCACGACCCCCTGTTTACAAAACAGGTGCTCTACCGATTGAGCTACGCCAGCACACCTTCCTGGCGCCCCGGAGAAGCAGAGCGGGCCGACACGGACTGCGGAGAACGGACCACTCCACCCGCGCGGGGAACGCGAGGGCGCGTTATGTACGGTGCCCTCGCAAAGCTGTCAAGCGAGATCGATGCACCCGGGTACGACGCTTGCTCGGATGCCGTCGTCGAGAGCCCCAGATCGTGGGGATCATTGGTGAACAGGTGCGCTCGACGGGGCTGCCGCAGTGCTGGTCGGGGGGCGATCGGGAGCGTCGGCGGGCGATCCGAGAGCCCGCGCCGGCTCGGGCTCCAGGGGCGTGTCGGAGACCGGTCCTCCGAGCAGGAGCTGTCGGGCACGGTCGAGGTCGGTGCGCGTGCGCTCGACCCAGTCCGAGCGAACGCCGGTGCGCTCGACCATCAGCAGGGTCAGCTCCCAGTAGCGGATCGCGTGACGCACGAGCGGTCGGACGCGATCCGCGAGCTGACCGCGGTACTCGCGCCGGTAGATCTCGAGCGCGTCTCCGGTGAGGGGACGATCCGGCGGCGGGGGCGGAACGGGCGCTTCGGTGATCGCGCGATAGAGCTGCTCGTACATCGCGCCGATGCGGTAGCCCGCCGCGGCTGCCCAGCGCGCGTCGGTGTGGCGCATCGTGTCGAAGTACGCGCGCTGCGCGTCGAGGAGGAGCTGCGCGCGCCGATCGAGCGTCTCGCGCTGCGTCACCACGTCGGAGTCGGGGAGCACGAGCGCTTCCGAGCGAGCGCGGATCGTCTCGGCGAGCACGAAGTTCGCGGCGGCCGCGAAGTACTCGTCGGCGATGATCTCCTCGCCCTGGCGCGTGCGGTAGTAGGCGAGGGCGTCTCGTGCCGCGCGCTCCGCGTCTTCGACACGACGGAGGCCGAAGAGCGCCTCGGCTCGACGCGCCATCGCCTCGAGCCGCTCGTCGCTGCGCAGATCGTCGCGATCGAGGAGCAGCTCGGCGGAGTCGAGCGCCGGCTCCCAACGCTCGAGCTCGACCAGCGC includes:
- a CDS encoding tetratricopeptide repeat protein, with translation MITRALLALSSFALLAACGGARTTAATGPAVQLEETRIVARRTSGGELELDSYDASQLFQRAYELGQRGECAQAVELYDRVVAEFPSSRFLSPALYNAGLCLQNSGELAGAVERWSMLLDRAPDAPDAKHARFLMTAALVELERWEPALDSAELLLDRDDLRSDERLEAMARRAEALFGLRRVEDAERAARDALAYYRTRQGEEIIADEYFAAAANFVLAETIRARSEALVLPDSDVVTQRETLDRRAQLLLDAQRAYFDTMRHTDARWAAAAGYRIGAMYEQLYRAITEAPVPPPPPDRPLTGDALEIYRREYRGQLADRVRPLVRHAIRYWELTLLMVERTGVRSDWVERTRTDLDRARQLLLGGPVSDTPLEPEPARALGSPADAPDRPPTSTAAAPSSAPVHQ